TCCCTCGTGTTCGACGCCGAGGGGGACCTCGCGTTGGTGCTGGTGGGCGGTGACCTGCGCGTCGACGAGGCGCACCTCGGCGCGATCCTCCGTCGCGACGTCCGCCTGGCCGACCCCACCCGCGTCCGCGAGGCGACCGGCTTCGCGATCGGTGGGGTCGCCCCCGTCGGGCTCCGCACCCCGCTCCCGACGTACCTGGACGATCGACTCCTCCGCCACGCGGTCGTGTGGGCGGCGGCGGGCACGCCGCGGTCGGTCGTGCCGCTCGACCCCGCCCGCCTCGCCGACGCCACCGGCGCGACGCCCGTCGCGTTGCAGGCGCCGGCGTGAGCGGCGCCGCCGGACCGGGCGACGCGCGACGCTTCGCCATCCGGCTGCTGCACATCAACGTCGGGCTGGCGGTGTTCGGGGCGAGCGTCGCGCTGATGCTGGCGGCCGGCGTGGGGCTGGGCCCCTGGGACGTGTTCCACGAGGGGTTGGCGCTGCGGACGCCCCTCACCGTCGGGCAGGCGATGGTCGGCGCCGGGCTGGCGCTGCTGGCGGTCGCGTGGGGGCTGGCGGGCGTCCGGCCGGGCCTCGGCACGGTCCTGAACATGGCGCTCATCGGACCGTGGGTGGACCTGTTCCTCGCCCGCCCCTGGTTCCCCGACCCCGGCGGCGGGGTGGACGGGTGGGCGTGGTTCCTGACGGGCCTCGCGCTCAACGGCGTCGCGACCGGCCTCTACATCACCGCCGGCCTGGGGGCGGGGCCCCGCGACGGCTTCGCCCTCGCCCTCGCCGACCGGTTCGGGACGTCGGTGCGGCGCGCCCGGACCGGGGTGGAGGCGATCGTGTTGGCGTCGGGGTGGGCGCTCGGCGGGACGGTCGGGTTCGGCACGCTGGCCTTCGCGGTCGCGATCGGGCCGCTCATGCAGGCCGGCCTGCGGGCGGCCCGCCCCCTCGAGGGGGCGTACGGGACGCCCGCCCCTGGTTCCGCCCCCTGACCGCCGGGTCGACTGGGGACGTGTCGCACCACACGTGGAACTACCAAGCGACCCTCCGCGCGGCCGGCTACCGCGTCACCCCGCAACGCGAACGCCTGATGGACGTCGTGTGCGCCGCGGGACGGCGACTCACGGCGCAGGAGGTGTGCGACGCCGTCGCGCAGCCCGCGCCGGACGGGGGGCCGGCGATGAACCCGGCGACGGTGTACCGCAACCTGCGCTTCCTGAGCGAACGGGGCCTGCTGCGCACGGTCCGCGATCCGGAGGGCCGCGACCGCTACGCGCTGGGAGGCCCGGCGTCGCACCACCACCTCCGGTGCCGCGCGTGCGGCACCGAGCTGGAGGTCGACGGAAGCGTCACCGACGCGGCGTACGCGCGCATTGCGCGCGCGACCGGCTTCGTCGTCGACACCGACCACCTGGTCCTGGAGGGCCTCTGCGCCCCCTGTCGCGCCGGCGCCCGCTGAGGCCGGCGGCGCCCCCTGCTATCCTCGGCCCGGCGCGCGCCCGTAGCTCAGTCGGATAGAGCGGCCGCCTCCTAAGCGGCAGGTCACAGGTTCGAATCCTGTCGGGCGCACCACCCCACCGCCGCCCCCGCGAGCGGACCGGCGGGCGGCGCGGGACGTCCGCCCGTGCGCCCGTCCGCCCGGGCGTCTATGCTGCGGCGAGGAGGTGGACCATGCTGGTTCGCGAATGCATGCAGCGAGACCCCGTCACGGTGGCGCCCGACACGCCGGTCCTCGAAGCGGAGTGGCGCATGCAGGAGGGCGGCTTCCGGCACCTCCCGGTCCTCGACGCGTACGACCGGCTGGTCGGCATCGTCAGCGACCGCGACCTGCGCGAGGCGGCGCCGTCGGACGCGACCGCCCTGTCGCGCCAGGAGCTCACGTACCTCCTCAGCCGCCTCGCGGTGAAGGACGTCATGAGCGCGGACGTGACGACCGCCCGCCCCAACGAACCGGCGGAGACCGCCGCCCACCGCATGCGCGACGCGAAGCTCGGCGCGCTCCCCGTCGTCGACGACGGCCGCCTCGTCGGGATCGTCACGACCACCGACATGCTCGATGCGCTCGTGCAGATGCTCGAGGCCGCGCGCGGCGCGAGCCGCTCGGAGCCCCGCTGACCCCCACCACGCCGCCCCGTGCCGCGCCCCGCCGCGCCGCCCGGCCGACCGCCGGCCGGACCGTCGTCGCGACCCTGGTGGCGTGCGTCGCCCTCGCCGCGGCGGCGATCGCGACGGCCGCCCCGCCCCCGGGCGGCGTGCCGGTCGCGGTGCTGGTGCCGGACGCCGCGACGACGATGCTGGGCACGATCGCGGCGGCCTGGCCCGACGCGCCGGTCGTCGGGGTCGACGTCGACCGCGACGCGCTCGACGTCCGCACCGTCCGCTACCCCGCCCCCGACGCCGCCGGCGACGCCGCCCGCGCGGCGGTCGCGGACGGCGCGTGGGCGGTCGTCTGCTGCGAAACCGAGGCCGCCACCACCGCCGTGGCGGACGCCCTCGCCGGCCGCGACGCGCTGCTGGTGTCGCCGTACGGCGGCGCGGTCCGTGCCGCCGCCGGCCGCCAGGTCGTCCTGGGGCTCGCCCCCGCCGAAGCGCTCCGCGCGTTCGTGCGCGACGCGTACGCGGAGGGCGCCCGCGCGATCGGCGTGATGACGCCCGAGGGGCTCGAGGGCGACGTCGCCCTCGAGGCGCTCCGCGGGACCTTCGCCGCGGGGGACCTGACGCTGCGCGGCGTCGGCCGCTACCCCGCCGGCGCGACGCCGCTCACGCCGGAGGCGTTGTGGGTCGCGACGCGCCTTCCCGACGTCGTCGTCGCTTGGGATGACGCCGCCGGCGCGCAGGCCGCCTGGCGGGCGTTGCGGGCGCGGGGCTGGAACGGTCCCGTGTACGCCCCCGCCACGGTGCTGGACGTCCCGTCCGGCCCCCCGCGCGGCGGCGGGCCGGAGGGCGAGGTCCGCCTCGCGGTCCCCCCCGCCGCCGTCTGGACGGCGCTGCCCGCCGGCGACCCCGCCCGAGCATGGGCGATCGACGCCCGCACGGTCGGCGGGGGACGCCTCGGGTCGGCGCCCGGCCGCAGCGACGGCGCGCGGGCGTACGACGCCCTGGCGTTGGTGGCCCGCGCCGCGGCCGCCGGACCGACCGACGCCGCCGCGCTGCGCGCCGCGACGTTCGCGCTCGGTCCGCTCGACCTGGCCGCCGGTCGCTACGCGCCGACCCCGCGCACGCCGTGGGCCGGTACCGCGGAGGGCACCCGGCCGGCAAGGCTGGTGGCCGGTCGCCTGCAACCCCGCTGACGCCGCGGCCGACGCACGGGGGCGTTCGCGGGGGTGCGCCCGTGGGCCGGGCGGCGGGCGGCTGCGGGACCGCGCGCTAGACTGCGGGCAATGACCGATTCGTTGCACCGTCTCGAAACCGAATTCGAGGACCTGGAGCGGGCCCTCGCCGACCCGGAGGTGCTGGCCGACCCGGCCCGCTACCGGGAGGCGTCGCGCCGCTACGGTGACCTCCGCGACACCGTCGCGGCGATCCGCCGGCTCCGCGAGGTCGATGCGTCGCTCGAGGCGACGCGCGACCTGGTCCGCGACCCCGACCTCGCCGACCTCGCCCGCGACGAACTCGCGACGCTGGAGACGCAGCGCGCCGACCTCGACGCGACGCTCCGCGACGCCCTCGCCCCGAAGGATCCCTACGACGGCAAGGACGTCATCCTGGAGATCCGCGCGGCGGCGGGGGGCGACGAAGCGTCGCTGTTCGCGCGGGAGCTGCTGGACGCCTACCGGCGCTACGCCGAACGACGTGGCTTCGTCCTGGAGATGCTCGACGCCTCCCCCAGCGGCGTCGGGGGGCTCAAGGAGGCCTCCTGCGAAGTGCGGGGGCGCGGCGCGTACGGCGCCCTGAAGTTCGAGTCGGGCGTCCACCGCGTCCAACGCGTCCCGGAAACCGAAACGCAGGGCCGCATCCACACCAGCACCGTCACGGTCGCGGTCCTCCCCGAAGCGGAGGCGGTGGACGTCGCGCTGGAACCGTCGGACTACCGCGTCGACGTCTTCCGCGCGTCGGGGCCGGGCGGGCAGTCGGTCAACACCACCGATTCCGCGGTGCGCCTCACCTACCACCCCGGCGCGGCGGACGAGATCGTCGTCACCTGCCAGGACGGCAAGTCGCAACACAAGAACAAGGAGAAGGCGTTGGCGGTCCTGCGCGCCCGCCTGCTGGAGCGCGAGCGGGCGCGCGCCGACGCCGAAGCGCGCGAAGCGCGCCTCGTGCAGATCGGCAGCGGCGACCGCTCGGAGAAGGTCCGGACCTACAACGTCCCGCAGTCGCGCGTCACCGACCACCGCATCGGCTTCACCAGCCACGACCTCGCCGGCGTGCTCGGCGGGGACTTCGACGCCCTCGTCGAGGCGCTCCGCACCGCGGAGCGCGAGGCGGGCCTCGCCGACGCCGCCGTCCCCGAGCGGACCGGTGGCCCGGCGTGAGTTCGTCGTTGCCGCGGCCATCCTCCTCGATGCGCGAGGACGGGTGCTGCTCGTCGGCAACGACTGGCAAGGACGGGGGCACGTCCGCTGGACGCTGCCCGGCGGGGTGGTCGAACGCCACGAATCGACCGTCGACGCGCTCGGGCGCGAGGTCCACGAGGAGACCGGCCTGAACGTCACGCGCATCGAGCACATGGCGTACGCCGTCCACGTCGAGGACCGCCGGCGCAACGACCGCGCCATCAGTTTCGCGTTCCTCGCGGAGTACGACGGCCTGCTCAACCCCCGCGATCCCGACGGCTTCATCGTCGAGGCGCGCTTCGTGCCCGCCGACGCGATCCGCGACACGATCCCCATCCCACCCCTCCGCGAGCCCCTGATCCGCTACCTGCAGGACCGTCGCCCGGGCCGGTTCTTCGCGTACGCCGGATGGGACGGTCGCGGCCTGCACGTCGTGGACGCCGTCGCACCCCCCACCGGCCGGCCGGGGGCCCCCTCCACGGCCGGCGACGCGCCGCCCCCCGCCGACCCGCCCTCCTCCGACGTCGCCGCCGACGTCGCCCCCGGGCTCGCGCCCCGCGACCCGGACGACGATTGAGCGGCGCCGGCCCCGCAGCCCCCGCCCCCGAGGGGCCCGTCCCCCTCGCAACCGCCCTCGAGCGTCTCGAAGCGGACGGGCGCGCGACGTTCGCGCGGCGGGCGGCCGCCCCCGACGACGTGGCACGGGATGCGGCGCTCGGGGCGGTCCTCGCCCGCGACCTCGTCGCGAGCGACGACCACCCGAACGTCGACGACAGCGCCCTCGACGGCGTCGCGTGCCGCGCGGCGGACGCCGCGGACGCGACCGCCGCGTCGCCGGTGCCGTTGACGCTCGTCGGCGAGTCCGCGGCCGGCCGCCCGTTCGGGGGGCGCGTCGAGGCCGGCCAGGCGGTCCGCATCCAGACCGGCGCGGCGGTCCCCGACGGCGCCGACGCGATCCTCCGCATCGAGGACGTCGAGGTGCGCGGCGACACCGCCTGGTTGGCGGCGCCCGCGACGCCCGACGCGATTCGGCGGCGCGGCCAGAGCGTCCGCGCGGGCGACGTGACGCTGTCGGCCGGCGTCCGCATCGACGTCGGCGCGATCGCCCTCGCCGCGGCGATGGGGCGCGCGACCGTCCCGGTCGTGCCGCCCCTCCGGGTGGGGGTCGTCACCGGCGGGGACGAGCTCGTCCCGCCCGGCGCGCCGCTCGGTCCGGGCGACGTGTACGACGCCAACG
This genomic stretch from Trueperaceae bacterium harbors:
- a CDS encoding CBS domain-containing protein, which encodes MLVRECMQRDPVTVAPDTPVLEAEWRMQEGGFRHLPVLDAYDRLVGIVSDRDLREAAPSDATALSRQELTYLLSRLAVKDVMSADVTTARPNEPAETAAHRMRDAKLGALPVVDDGRLVGIVTTTDMLDALVQMLEAARGASRSEPR
- a CDS encoding YbaK/EbsC family protein; the encoded protein is MPPSSSDRSVDRVVAALHALGLPADVREMPGSTRTAADAADAVGCSVAQIVKSLVFDAEGDLALVLVGGDLRVDEAHLGAILRRDVRLADPTRVREATGFAIGGVAPVGLRTPLPTYLDDRLLRHAVVWAAAGTPRSVVPLDPARLADATGATPVALQAPA
- a CDS encoding ABC transporter substrate-binding protein translates to MACVALAAAAIATAAPPPGGVPVAVLVPDAATTMLGTIAAAWPDAPVVGVDVDRDALDVRTVRYPAPDAAGDAARAAVADGAWAVVCCETEAATTAVADALAGRDALLVSPYGGAVRAAAGRQVVLGLAPAEALRAFVRDAYAEGARAIGVMTPEGLEGDVALEALRGTFAAGDLTLRGVGRYPAGATPLTPEALWVATRLPDVVVAWDDAAGAQAAWRALRARGWNGPVYAPATVLDVPSGPPRGGGPEGEVRLAVPPAAVWTALPAGDPARAWAIDARTVGGGRLGSAPGRSDGARAYDALALVARAAAAGPTDAAALRAATFALGPLDLAAGRYAPTPRTPWAGTAEGTRPARLVAGRLQPR
- a CDS encoding molybdopterin molybdotransferase MoeA; amino-acid sequence: MSGAGPAAPAPEGPVPLATALERLEADGRATFARRAAAPDDVARDAALGAVLARDLVASDDHPNVDDSALDGVACRAADAADATAASPVPLTLVGESAAGRPFGGRVEAGQAVRIQTGAAVPDGADAILRIEDVEVRGDTAWLAAPATPDAIRRRGQSVRAGDVTLSAGVRIDVGAIALAAAMGRATVPVVPPLRVGVVTGGDELVPPGAPLGPGDVYDANGPTLTALVRRAGAKPVVLPSLRDDDGDVEALLEALPPLDVLVTCGGISMGRYDRVRDLLAREGRTVFRKVRLKPGGPATFAYVGDLPWLALPGNPVSATVTFLLLARTWMDAAMGATAPAPAHRRLPAVAGEPLAAAGAKATLLRVRLAREGATLVATRTGNQNSGVVRSLHDADALALVPPDAQLAAGDPVDVLPLDALLGRP
- a CDS encoding Fur family transcriptional regulator, producing the protein MSHHTWNYQATLRAAGYRVTPQRERLMDVVCAAGRRLTAQEVCDAVAQPAPDGGPAMNPATVYRNLRFLSERGLLRTVRDPEGRDRYALGGPASHHHLRCRACGTELEVDGSVTDAAYARIARATGFVVDTDHLVLEGLCAPCRAGAR
- a CDS encoding NUDIX hydrolase, whose translation is MARREFVVAAAILLDARGRVLLVGNDWQGRGHVRWTLPGGVVERHESTVDALGREVHEETGLNVTRIEHMAYAVHVEDRRRNDRAISFAFLAEYDGLLNPRDPDGFIVEARFVPADAIRDTIPIPPLREPLIRYLQDRRPGRFFAYAGWDGRGLHVVDAVAPPTGRPGAPSTAGDAPPPADPPSSDVAADVAPGLAPRDPDDD
- the prfA gene encoding peptide chain release factor 1 → MTDSLHRLETEFEDLERALADPEVLADPARYREASRRYGDLRDTVAAIRRLREVDASLEATRDLVRDPDLADLARDELATLETQRADLDATLRDALAPKDPYDGKDVILEIRAAAGGDEASLFARELLDAYRRYAERRGFVLEMLDASPSGVGGLKEASCEVRGRGAYGALKFESGVHRVQRVPETETQGRIHTSTVTVAVLPEAEAVDVALEPSDYRVDVFRASGPGGQSVNTTDSAVRLTYHPGAADEIVVTCQDGKSQHKNKEKALAVLRARLLERERARADAEAREARLVQIGSGDRSEKVRTYNVPQSRVTDHRIGFTSHDLAGVLGGDFDALVEALRTAEREAGLADAAVPERTGGPA